CGTGACATGGGTCTGTCTCTGTTCCGCCCTGCGGCGCAGAATGTTGTTTCCCGAATGACATTTCATAACGTTGAAACCATTGAGCGCTATTTCGGCGCCGTGCTGCACATCCCACCCGTCTGGCCGGTTAAGCCGCTGGGCATCATCGCAGAGTGGCGAAACGACCTGGTGCACCGTAACGGCGTGGATGAACATGATGTGCCAAGAGCGATATCCGCGCAGCAGCCACAGAATTCCCTGCAGAGAGTATCTGACCTTATAGAGGCGGCACACCAGTCCCTGCGCCTGGAAGTGGGCTATTTCGGTAACTTGCGTAATGAGGAAAACTGGGAAATTATAGCGTCAGCACTGAACATACCTCCAGCCGGAGAGGCCTCCTGATGACCGGGCTTGTTACCCTGGGGCAGCCAGGAACTGCAACTCAGTTGCCTGTGTCCATCGACTACCCGGCTGCGCTGGCGCTGTGCCAGATGGCACTGGTACAGGACGAACTGCCGAAGAGCGCCCTGCTCCACTATGTGCCGGATCTGCACTGCAAGATGTTGCTGGCTACGTTGTGGAATACCGGCGACCGGATTAACGAAGCGCTGGCGCTGACAAGGGGGATTTTTCGTTGGCACCGCCCTACCCGTTCGCGCAGTTGGCCACGCTCAAGCTGCGGGCAGAAGAAGGCCGCGCGAACCGCAGGCTGGCAGCTCGGCACACCGCCTGGTGCCGAAGTCTGATCCGCAGTACGTCGCGCAATTGCAGACCATGGTGGCCACGCTGAAAATTCCACTGGAACGCCGGGATCCCAAAAACGGTCGCATGGAGAAAGTACGCCTGTGGACAATCACTGACAGAACGGCAGCGCAGGATGGTGTGACGTTCTCGGTCCCCATCACCCCGCACACTTTCCGACACAGCTACGCGATGCATATGCTGTATGCCGGTATTCCACTCAAGGAGCTGCAAGCGTTGATGGGGCACAAGTCGATCAGCTCGACTGAGGTCTATACGAAGGTGTTTGCGCTGGATGTGGCTGCGCGGCATCGGTGCAGTTCTCGATGCCGGAAGCGGAGGCGGTGATGATGCTTAAAGGTCGGTAGTGAATGGCCGATAGGTAAAAACAGGCAGGCCGGTCAAGTGACCGGCCTTTTGTCTCCCTGGTGTTTCCTAGCGTATTGCATGGTTGGTGTCTCTGATGTTTAGCAACTCTAAACAAGTCTGATGTTAAGTAATGCTAAACATGTTGTCAATCCTTTCTATGACGGCAGACCATGGTTCCCCAACGACTGAAAAGTGCCCGCCTTCAGGCTGGGCTTACACAAGAGAAACTGGGTGTACTGGCGGGTATTGATGAAGCCACTGCCCGTTCGCGGGTCTCCCAATACGAGAGTGGTACCTACACCCCGTCCTTTACGACTATGTGCGCACTGGCACGTGTACTTAACGTCCCTGAGTGTTATTTCTATGTGCTGGACGAGGGGTTTGCGGAGAAAGTTTTATTGCTTCACGTTAAAAACTGAATTGTTTTTTAGATGTTTTGGTAATCCCGGCATTATACACTTGTCACATAATTCCTTTAAAATAATTTTGTTATCTGTATTTCTCTGTAAGGTTACTAACTCATTTTTTATCATAGTACTTTTATGTTTTCACTCAAAGTTCGGTTACAAGTAAAAATCCACCTCTTGAAGAGGTGGATTTAAATGGGGCCCCCTAAAAGGGGGGCTTGTCCGTTTTAGTCCTGTAATAACGCCATTTGCTGTTCGTATTCTTGGTCTTTCTTATCCTGATGCCTCACGTAACGCCTGATAATTTCTTCGTTCACTCCAAACTGTGTCTGCAAAGTATCCCCTCGCCCAAAAATGATTACCCCAGAGCTTCTTTCGTATATGCGGGAACTTGTTGTAGAGACGAATAGCAGTGCGCCCTTTCAGGACGCCCATCAGCGTTGAGATTGAGAGTTTAGGTGGGATCATCACGACAAGATGAACATGGTCTGGTTGAACATTCAGTTCCAGTACCTCGCAATCTTTCATATTGCAAAGTATATAAACTGAGCGGTAAAGCTCTTTACCTACCGCCCCAGTTAAAATCTTGTAGCGATACTTGGGCGTCCACACTGTAGTGGTCAACTAAAACTGGCCACCGCGTTAGAGTTTTTCCAGTATCGGTTTTCCGATTCGTTTGGTGGTAACCCACCGTTATATTCATGCGGCCTGAGCGCGCTGTAATACCCAACGATATAGTCCGTTATTGCGTGGGCTGCATCGCTGAAGTTTATGTAACCCGTCACCGGTACCCATTCGTTCTTCAGACTCCTGAAGAAGCGCTCCATTGGGCTATTATCCCAGCAGTTTCCACGCCGACTCATACTCTGTCTGATCCGATACCTCCACAGTGACTGCCGGAACTGTCTGCTTGTGTAATGGCTGCCCTGATCGCTGTGGAACATCACTCCGGCTGGTTTTCCCCGGGCCTCCCACGCCATCTCCAGCGCTTTGATGGTCAGCCTGCTGTCCGGTGAGAACGACATTGCCCAGCCCACCGGTTTTCTCGCGAACAGGTCGAGAACAACGGCGAGGTAGGCCCAGCGCCTGCCTGTCCAGATATAGGTCACATCGCCACACCACACCTGATTAGGCTCTGTCACTGCGAACTGCCGCTCAAGGTGATTCGGGATAGCGATGTGTTCAAGGCCACCGCATTTATACCGATGAGTGGGCTGTTGACAACTGACCAGCCCCAGCTCTTTCATGAGCCTGCCGGCGAGCCATCGTCCCATCCTGAAGCCCTTCATGGTTGCCATAGTTGCGATACTCCTTGCGCCAGCAGAGCCATGGCTGACGCTATGCAGTTCCAGTACCTGGCTGCGTAATACAGCTCGTCT
The sequence above is drawn from the Serratia symbiotica genome and encodes:
- a CDS encoding helix-turn-helix transcriptional regulator, with amino-acid sequence MVPQRLKSARLQAGLTQEKLGVLAGIDEATARSRVSQYESGTYTPSFTTMCALARVLNVPECYFYVLDEGFAEKVLLLHVKN
- a CDS encoding IS3 family transposase (programmed frameshift) encodes the protein MKKRNFSAEFKRESAQLVVDQNYTVADAASAMDVGLSTMTRWVKQLRDERQGKIPKASPITPEQIEIRELRKKIQRIEMENEIFKKGYRALDVRLPEQFSIIGKLRAHYPVVTLCHVFGVHRSSYKYWKNRPEKPDGRRAVLRSQVLELHSVSHGSAGARSIATMATMKGFRMGRWLAGRLMKELGLVSCQQPTHRYKCGGLEHIAIPNHLERQFAVTEPNQVWCGDVTYIWTGRRWAYLAVVLDLFARKPVGWAMSFSPDSRLTIKALEMAWEARGKPAGVMFHSDQGSHYTSRQFRQSLWRYRIRQSMSRRGNCWDNSPMERFFRSLKNEWVPVTGYINFSDAAHAITDYIVGYYSALRPHEYNGGLPPNESENRYWKNSNAVASFS